ATCTTGATCCAGAAGATTTCCACGTAAGTTTATACGCTATTTTTATTAAGGTGAAATAGTTAAAAGTTCGTTCAAAATACTAAAATTTCTAAGCTGAGAATTATTTAATTTTCAGCTTATTTTTTATTTGCATTAACTTCTGGTTGATACGTAAAGAATTTTTCCCAGCTTAATTTACCTTTGCCTACATTCTCTAAATTAAGCCTATAAATTCCGTTCAGTTCTTCATCTTCTAACTTGAGCACATTAATATATAGGTAATTCTTGTCCATACCTAAAACCAAACCTGCTCTAGCAAACATTTCTATTTCCTCGACAAGTTCTGCATTCTTATTAAAGAATTTAAGCGTTCTAGATTTTTTCAACATCTTAGAAGTCATAACATTATCAACGCAGAAATAATCTCCATATCCAAAAATTAAACCAGAATCTTCTGCTGGAAGATGAAAATCAATCTCCTTAATTTTATTAGTTTCATAATCTGTTGAAATAAGTTTTCGCTCAACTTCAGGAAATTTCTTACCTTTCTCAATTATTTCCCTTATTTCATCCATTCCCAATTTTCCATAATTTTTGGTGTAAAGAAGTTCCTTCTCAGAACTTGGCATTGGCCATGAAAGATTACTATCATCTGTATTTAGTACTTTATTTGTTTTACTAATTAAATTTAAACTTTGAAAATTAAGTTTATAATCTAGAATGTAACCTTTATTAAATTTCTTCTCTTCTTCCTGAATTTTCTTAGAATCAATTGCTGTATTTGCTTCCATAAAATACATAATATCGCCTATTGGCAACATTTGATTAATATAGCCTAACTTATTTGTCCTTTCATAAATAGTCTCGGGCTTGGCAGACAAGTTATGCAAAGGCAATCTTTGCAGTCTGTAGCCTAGTTCCTTATAATCCGTCTTTTTCCCCTCAATTAAAGCAAGCTTGATATCATAAAAATCACTTGTTGAAAAGTATAAATAGCCTCTATGCAAAATAATGGCATTTACATCTTTTTCACTTTTAAAAATAACTTTACGCCCTGAACCAGAAGTATCTACTTCATATACTATATTCTCGTAAATATTTCCCTCGGATTCTATACCATTCTCAAGGTTTTTTGCTTCTTTACTTACAACATAAAGCTTGCCATCGATGTATTGCACTGAAACTGGAAATTCAAAATAAGCATTACTCAATTTTCTTAGTTCTAAATTCTCTTCTCTATCATCTAAAGTGTCAGGATTATTATCCAAAACTCTAACTTTTCCGTCTTTTTTTGATATTGAATAAAGAAATTTTCCTGATATGTGGTAAAAAGCATTAGTCCCCTCCGCAATGGTTGGATTTTGCCCCATTTGCATAAACTGAATTTGACAATCTGATTGATTGGATTTTTTTGAATTATCCCTGTTCTCATACCTATTATTATTACAAGACACCAAAAGTGTAAGCAATAAAACTAAAGCTATTATTCTGTTTAAGTTTATTTTACCCACGAGTAGCTCCTTAAAATAAAAATTAATATTAATGATTGTTTAACGTATCCTAATATTTATCATTTTAAGCATTTTGCACAATTTTTCAAGTAATTGCTCTTGTGTTTTTATGTTTTGTAGGCTATTATTTAATTAAGATTTAATTAAGGGGAGGTAAAAATTAATGAGAATAAAGCCATTAAATAAATTTTCTTTTGCTATTTTTACATTTTTATTGGTAATTTTGCTAACTTTCAAAGTTATTTCTGCTGATAGTAAAACTGTAGGAATTGTCAACGGACAGAATGACACAACCGATCATGCTGTATCTGCCACAACCTGGACAGAAACAGTTAATACAAATATAGTTGATATCATCGAAGTACATCATCAAATAATTGGTTTAGTACCACATTAATAAACCTTAGAGTACATGGTGCTAGAAATAGATCACACGGTCATTCCGTCTCTACTAAGTATCAGGATGTAAAATACTTCTTCTTTAATTCACTTAGTTATCATCAGACAATAAATGGAGATCAATTCGTCTTATTTTCACAGAATTAATTAACTTGTTAGGATTACAAATTTAAATAAAAGCTTTGCAATAATCTATAATCAGTAAAGGCAACTTTTTTGATTTTCTTTTCATAGGCAATTTGCAAAGCTTTTTACTTTTCTTCATTAAGTTTCAATTTACACTACAAACTACACTGCGTGTGAACCAACTAGATTCCACCGTTCGAATAATGTTAATCTGACGAATACCATATAACAGGTGATTTATGCTAAAATGAATCATTCATTATAAGGTAATAAATCAATTCATAATACTTACATTCATAAGAGGTCAAAACCATGTTCAAGAAAGAAAATCGAAAAATTGATATTTTATATGCAATTGCTTGCACATTTTTTATGAGTCTGTTCGCTCAATTTATACCAGCATTTTATAGCACTGGGAAAGATTTTGCCTTTGGATTTCCTACAATCTTTTTTGAAACGCACATAAATGCAGGTGATATACATATACCAAGCATGACAATTGCTCCTTTAGCAGCTAATATCCTAATTTATTACTTCATTATTAGCTTATTTAGATACCTTTGGGGCATATACAACAAAAAATTCAGATAGAAACAGGCACCAAAAGATAATAAAAATAGACTGTCTCTCCAACTGGACCTGCAATGGACCCAACTTGTGAGGGCAGTCTATTATACTAACTTATATTTTTTAATTTTATGTAATCAAAAGTTTAACTACATTGCCAATGAACCCATTGGATCCCATGGCTCAAGTTCTGTAATTTCACAGTTGTCATAAATGTCTAGAATTTTCTCATCAACAAATTTACGGTCGACAGTAACTTGATATGTGTACTCATCAAACCATGAGTCTGACATTGAGAAGATACCTTCGTCACCTGCGTCTTTACCCCATGAGTTTTCAACTTGCCATTTAATTACGTTTCCGTTTTCATCCAAATCAACACCTGTGAGAACCATTGCGTGAGTTAGTAAACTATCACCATAGTCTAGGCGCTCTGCTTTTGTAAGGTTTTCGCCTTCGCCAAGTGTTGCTGCATAGTCGAACAATTTGTCGTCCATGATACCTAATTTACTATCACTGAATTTGCCTACATCACAACCGAACCATACTGGTACACCTGCTTGGATAGATTTAATTGCACTTGCTTTCAAATCTTCAACTGGTAGGTTTACATATTTAATAACTGGAGCTTCTTTTACAGAGCCTAGCAACTTAACTGTATAAGTTTTCTCGTATGGTTTGTCTGCTGTTGGAGCATTGATGATATTGACCATTGAATCTAGATTTAAACCACTGTAAGTCTCGAAGAACTCTACTGGGTTTTGGTTTGTCAATCTGTGGAATTTATCGTCTTTGTCTCTATAGCTATAGTTGAATGTTCTTGGAGCTTCACCTAATGTCTTAACTAATAGATTGTAGACAAAGTACAATTGCTCGTCTTTTTTCGCTCTTTGCTCTTCGTCTGATTTACCTTCAGCGTGCATTTTTCTCAATACTGAAGCAAATTCTCTCAATTTGTTATTTAGAACTGTCTCCAATACGTATGTGTTCTCTGAGTGGTAAGTTTCAGGCATACATTCTTTTGGTACTGAACCATATTTCTTCAAGATACCGACAAACATGTCATATTGTCCACCATCTTCTTGAGGTGTTTGCAATAAGTGCCAGACTACTCTTGAGTTCAAAGGTTCGTCAGCTGTTTCAATAATTGACTCTAAGAAGAAATTAGATTTCTCTAGTTTGTCCCAGAAGAAAGTATATGTTTGTGAGAATTCGAAATTCTTAATATTCAACTTCTCCATTACATTTATACGAGCTGTGTTTAGGTTTGCAAACATCCAGCAACGTCCTGAGCTCTTTTGGTTGGTAATGTTACCTCTCTTAGTGACATCACTAAAAACAAAATTGTGTTTTCTCTTTGCTGTATTATCTAAACTTGATGCGTTGATACCATTCTTTGCAATTGCATTCTCTACAGCTTTATTGCTTGGATCATTTGCATATTTATCTTGATATTTTTTGATTAATTCTTTATCTAGCATAATATCGCCTTTCTTTTTAATATTCTTACTGCCTTTACGGTTCACTAAATATTAGCACTTTGAAAATTTGTTTACAAGCTTAGAAGCAGGCTTTTTCAACCTTTTATTTTTGCAAAAAAGAAGGCCAGCAATATCTGCTAGCCCTCCCTCATTTTCTCTATTGTTCTAAGGTTTACTCAAACTCTAACTCTCCTGGTTTAATAGTAAACTCTACAGAGAATTTCTCTTCATTTAGTCTAAATTCCTCACGAGTCAATGGACCACAACTATTAGATCCTAATCCACTCATTCTGTAATCTAAGCAAAGAACGGTCTTATTATGTTTTTCTAATTCATAGTTATGAGCCTTAGATTCTAACTCTTCTTGTGTGAATTGGCTTGCTGAGAAAGCAAAATCTTTTTCAGAACTTATCTGTAAAGCCTTGGCATACTCATTAGAGAGTAAAACTGCTTTGGTCTTCTCGTGGTTTCCATGCTCTTGTGGCTTAATAAAGTCTACATACTCTGCTTCAACTGAGCTATAGAATTTACCCATATAAGCAGCATCTTGGAAGTCCTCATAGTTCTGACCTGGTCCCATACCGTAGTAGGCTAAGTTCTCGAAATCCTTGTCCAAGAACAAACGTAAACCGAATCTCGGTAAGAATGGGAATCCCTTCTCTGCTCGCTCTTGCTCTGCTGCTGACATTGGGTAGTCCGGGAAGCCTTTGAACCATGGTTGACTCCTATCTCTATCCACATCTAATTTAACTTTTATTTCTCCTAGATTTGAGATAAACCAATTTGCATAAACTTGTGCTATAGGTTGTCTCATCTTCGGTGTCAAAGTAATGTGTGTCTTAATCTCTAATCCATCCTCATGCAACTCATACTCTAAGTCTTTTAACTTCGATAAAACTCTGTCTAGTCCAGCTTGCTTCCACTCATGCTTGATAAACATATCGTTATCTGTAGGAGCTCGCCAAATATTATATTCTACCAAGTCTGACATGATGATCTCATTATCGTAGACTATCTTGGCAGGCATTCCTTTTAACAAATCAAATTCATACTTGAAGTTCTCGCCTTTGATAATTAACTTATCCTCATAGTCTAGAACCTCAAGGCTATCAGCGCTCTCAGCAGATTCTATTAAGCAATTAAACTCTGGGAAAAGCTTCTCAACGTCAACTTCTTTCGCCTCATTAATTATTAATTGCTCAGAGCCCATAAGCTCTAGATCTTCTAACAATATACTATCGTCAATATTTAAGTAACTTAAGTTTAAATAAATATTAGCATCTGCTGACATAGCAGCTTCTAGCTCTGATTTCTCACTTTCATCAAGTTCTAAATCTATAACTAAACTCTCTCTTGCTGGAAGGCTAAAGTCTACAACACTACCACTTGTTAAAGTTTCACCATTTATTTGATATTCAAAACTAATAATTACCTTCTGGCCTGCATCTGCGAAGTCAAGCATGTTTTGGACCTTAACTTTACCCGCCAAAGCTTCTTCTGCTGCATTATCCTCTGCAACTAATCTAAGTGGACGTAGTACATTACCGTACTCTACTAGAGCAGGACTAATCTCTCTATTTGGTTTAACCAATCCATCTACACAGAAGTTTGAGTCATGGAAATCTTCGCCATGGTCACCACCATAATAGTAAATATCTTGTCCATTATCGGCTTTGCCCTTGTAAATTGCATGGTCACACCACTCCCAAGCGAAACCACCAGTTAGACAATCATTATCATAAATTCTCTCCCAGTATGCATCTACGTCACCAGGCCCATTACCCATAGCATGGATATATTCTATTAGGATAAAAGGTTTCTTCTCATCTTCTCTAGCTGTATAGGCATCAAGTTGCTCCATAGGTGAGTACATATGTGAAACGAAGTCTAGATATTCAAGGTCAGACTTAAAGTATGGTTCTCTATAATTTGCACTCTCGTATTGGATTTTTCTGCTTGGATCATTTTCTTTCAACCACTTAGCTGCAGCCTCAAAACCTGGACCATATCCAGCCTCATTACCCAATGACCAAATTACAACAGAGCTCTGGTTCCTATCTCTATAGAACATTCTCTGAATACGCTCTAATTGATTTTGATAGAACATATCTAAGTTTGCTAGATATGAGTAAACTTCTGTTACAACTGTTTCAGGGTCTGGGTTTGCTATCCAACCACGACTACCAAATAACTCTACCGCTCCGTGCATTTCTATATCAGCTTCATCACATACATAGAAACCAAAGCGTGAATAATATTCATAAGCCCATGGCGCATTAGGATAGTGAGCTGTACGAATAGCGTTAATGTTATGAGCTTTCATTAGACTTAAGTCTGTCAACAACTGTTCCGGAGTAATGTAGAAACCTGTGACTGGATCTGAGTCGTGACGGTTAGTACCTTTAATCTTGATATTTTGATTATTAATTAAATATGTATCACCTTTTATATCAATCTTACGCAAACCTAGGTCTTGTCTAATCGCTTCGCCCTTGTAAGAAATATGTACTGAATATAAGAAAGGTTCTTCAGCATTCCAAAGGGTAGGGTTCTCTATAACTATCTTCTCGCCAGCCTTGAACTCTTTGATTAATTCATCGTTTCGAGGATTTACAACTTCTATAATTGCACTGTCTATTATACTTTTTTCAGCTTCCTCATTCCATTCAAGATCGACTTGGATCTCAGCTTTATCCAAACTATCATTAAGTTCGTGATTAATTACGTAGTCTACAATGTGTGTTTCTGGGCGATAAAGAATATATACATCACGGAAAATTCCTGACATTCTAAACTTGTCTTGATCTTCCAAATATGAGCCTGCTGACCACTTGAATACCAAAGCTTGCAGCAAGTTTTCGCCTGACTGAATATAATCGCTAATATCAAACTCATGAGTGACATGAGATACACTAGAATATCCCACAAATTCACCATTTAACCAAAGATATATACAAGAATCTACACCTTCGAAATTTAGGTAAGCATTCTGATCAGCTTGATCCTCATCTGAGTAGAATTTGTATTCGTAGGCACCCACTGGATTTTCATCTGGGACATATGGTGGATCTACAGGGAAAGGATAAGGTACGTTAATGTACTGATGTTGATCGTATCCATGATTTTGCCAGTTAGATGGTACTGGGATGGTCTTAGCGTTTAAATCCTCACTTAGACATGGCTCCAAACCGAACTCTCTTGGAACTTCTCGCCAATTGTTGTAGTAGGCAAAATACCAGTCATCGTTTAAGCTCTGCAAGCTTGGAGAAAGATATCTCACATCCAGACTAGGCTCATGCACTAAAGCACTACTTAACGCTCTTACATCCTCTACATATGGGAAAGGTATAAAGTAAGCATGAGCTGGTACTGCTCCATATTGAGTTATCTCGGGGTTCAAATGATATTTCTCTAAATCGTGTATATTCATATTTTGCACTCCTATAGATTTATAAATTATGTTCTACTTAAGCATACCATTTAATGCTTTTATTTTTGGTCGTTTATCTGGTAAAAAGCTAGAGTTTTTCTCCTGTTAAAAACTAGTAAAACACTATATTTATTGCTCGTTAGTATTTTGCTTTTTTTGCAAGAAAAAACCGCACTGCGATTTGTGAGTGACCATGAAGTCTTTACAAGTCTCAGTACGGTTTAATGTATTAGTTTATTTCATACAATAGTTAATTCTTAGTTGATTTTTAGCTGAATTTTGCAACTAAGTTTCTAACTATAGTTCTGTATTTTCTTCATTATTCTTTGTTGTTGATTTTACTTTTTCAGCTTCATTATCAACAGTCTTCTCTAA
Above is a window of Fastidiosipila sanguinis DNA encoding:
- a CDS encoding aminopeptidase C, which encodes MLDKELIKKYQDKYANDPSNKAVENAIAKNGINASSLDNTAKRKHNFVFSDVTKRGNITNQKSSGRCWMFANLNTARINVMEKLNIKNFEFSQTYTFFWDKLEKSNFFLESIIETADEPLNSRVVWHLLQTPQEDGGQYDMFVGILKKYGSVPKECMPETYHSENTYVLETVLNNKLREFASVLRKMHAEGKSDEEQRAKKDEQLYFVYNLLVKTLGEAPRTFNYSYRDKDDKFHRLTNQNPVEFFETYSGLNLDSMVNIINAPTADKPYEKTYTVKLLGSVKEAPVIKYVNLPVEDLKASAIKSIQAGVPVWFGCDVGKFSDSKLGIMDDKLFDYAATLGEGENLTKAERLDYGDSLLTHAMVLTGVDLDENGNVIKWQVENSWGKDAGDEGIFSMSDSWFDEYTYQVTVDRKFVDEKILDIYDNCEITELEPWDPMGSLAM
- a CDS encoding glycoside hydrolase family 2 TIM barrel-domain containing protein, with the translated sequence MNIHDLEKYHLNPEITQYGAVPAHAYFIPFPYVEDVRALSSALVHEPSLDVRYLSPSLQSLNDDWYFAYYNNWREVPREFGLEPCLSEDLNAKTIPVPSNWQNHGYDQHQYINVPYPFPVDPPYVPDENPVGAYEYKFYSDEDQADQNAYLNFEGVDSCIYLWLNGEFVGYSSVSHVTHEFDISDYIQSGENLLQALVFKWSAGSYLEDQDKFRMSGIFRDVYILYRPETHIVDYVINHELNDSLDKAEIQVDLEWNEEAEKSIIDSAIIEVVNPRNDELIKEFKAGEKIVIENPTLWNAEEPFLYSVHISYKGEAIRQDLGLRKIDIKGDTYLINNQNIKIKGTNRHDSDPVTGFYITPEQLLTDLSLMKAHNINAIRTAHYPNAPWAYEYYSRFGFYVCDEADIEMHGAVELFGSRGWIANPDPETVVTEVYSYLANLDMFYQNQLERIQRMFYRDRNQSSVVIWSLGNEAGYGPGFEAAAKWLKENDPSRKIQYESANYREPYFKSDLEYLDFVSHMYSPMEQLDAYTAREDEKKPFILIEYIHAMGNGPGDVDAYWERIYDNDCLTGGFAWEWCDHAIYKGKADNGQDIYYYGGDHGEDFHDSNFCVDGLVKPNREISPALVEYGNVLRPLRLVAEDNAAEEALAGKVKVQNMLDFADAGQKVIISFEYQINGETLTSGSVVDFSLPARESLVIDLELDESEKSELEAAMSADANIYLNLSYLNIDDSILLEDLELMGSEQLIINEAKEVDVEKLFPEFNCLIESAESADSLEVLDYEDKLIIKGENFKYEFDLLKGMPAKIVYDNEIIMSDLVEYNIWRAPTDNDMFIKHEWKQAGLDRVLSKLKDLEYELHEDGLEIKTHITLTPKMRQPIAQVYANWFISNLGEIKVKLDVDRDRSQPWFKGFPDYPMSAAEQERAEKGFPFLPRFGLRLFLDKDFENLAYYGMGPGQNYEDFQDAAYMGKFYSSVEAEYVDFIKPQEHGNHEKTKAVLLSNEYAKALQISSEKDFAFSASQFTQEELESKAHNYELEKHNKTVLCLDYRMSGLGSNSCGPLTREEFRLNEEKFSVEFTIKPGELEFE